The DNA region GGAAACTTTAACCCATGATTATAACCTTCGAGAACAATTTTGAGGAAACCTATGTATGGCTCATCAGTAGAACCGAAACCGTATAAGACGTAATTGTTTAGGTAAGGAACAGGGAAGTTTATGGGTTGCTCCTCGCACCAAACCCAAACATCTTTTTTTATGGCACAAGCGAGACCTACTTCATAGCTAATCCAATTCTGTGTATATTTCCATTCTTCCGACTTGCTTTCTTGCGATTTGACTAATTCCTTTCCAATAAGTAGGAACAACGCAGAAGATTTGTCTATCTCAGTCTTGATTGTTTTCCAAGCAGGTGGTTCTATTTTCTCAAATTCTGACCTAAATCTTCTTAGTCCAACAGAGGCGGCGGCATTATCGAATCTGTTGCAGAATTCCTTATCATCTTTGGTGTGAGAAAGGAAAATGCTGTATCTTTCAGGTATCACGACCACCTCTGAAGAGGTTCGTATGAATCCAGATAAATTTTGTCGTTCTGATGAGTAAGAACAAGCCTAGACTAGTTGACCTAAAATTGCCTTAATTTTATGTCCTAACTAGCGCGCGAAATGAAAACGACAACGCCCACATAGCTCATCAGTCCGCCCCGGAACACCAACATAGAAGTAGTAGTCAGCAAGCACGCGGCGTGGACTACTACTTCTAAACCTATCTTCAAAGAAGTTATCATTACCTGTTCTAAGCGGAAATTAATAACACGTGAACAAGAAACCATCCTTTGACAAACGCTTCGGTATTATTACGGTTTCTAAGCCAAAGTTAGCGACACATGAAAACAGAAACCCGCCTCCTCCATCCCTACAAGTCAACATTAAAGAAGTTGGTGTGGCAAACCCTTCAACGTCAACAACAACTTCACCTTTCTCTGCACAATGCACTTGTTGATGACACTAGAAGCGACTGGGCATCAACACCCACACAAACAGTCTGCGTTTGCATGTTCAACCTGCAACTGTCCAAGCAGTCCCAGCACAACCATGCTGGATGATGTCGTCACCGGGAACAGTCGTATGACGATGTCCACACAGCTTCAGCTTCACAAGGCGCTTCAACACGGTAGAAGAAGGTATAAGGGGCTTATCTCCTTCTTCTTTTGAAATTTCCCTTCCCGCAGAGCTCTGTCAACATACTCAATCGTCACGCTTACCAACATTAAACGTCACGCATACCAACATTGAAAGCCACGCTAAAACACCAGCCAACAGCGCCAGAAACACCATACAGAAACAGGAACAGCGCTCAAACAGCAAACTGAAAAGCCGCGCTTTCAACGCAAAAAAATTTTTCTGCACTCATACTAACGAGTCTAGCCTATCGCTAAGACGCCTTCAAACACTTTATCCTCAGAAACATTCAATTCGCGAGCAAGCCAAAACTTCAACAACTTCGAATCCCGCGGAAACTCACCATTATACGTAAGCACGCGACCATCCTTCAAAGCGTCAGCCTGAAAACTCTTCTCCGCCTCCTTAAACAAAAACGAAACAGTCTCAGCATCTTTGGCTAGAACCTTGAAGTCATCCCACTGCTTACAACGCACAATAACCGGCGGACCACGATGCCCATACCCACCCATCTCCTTCGGCGAAGACAACTCCTTAATCAAACTCGAAACCTCAGACTGCAACTGCCCCAAACGCTCCTCAACCCGCGTAATCTTACTAGGCACCTCACCGCCCTGACTAAACCTTGCAGTAACCTTGCCCAACTCACTTATGAGGCGATCCAAATCCTTCTCATGCTCACGCAAAACATTAATAATAAAGTCTACTGCTTCCAACGCCTCATTCTTACCCGGTCTCTTCGCCAAGTCCACACACCACAGATATCATCGACACAACGTGGCAATCAAGTACAATACATGCCCACAGCTTAAATAAACATAATGCATTTGCAAACAATATCCACACAGAAGCATCGACATACATACTCACAGTAACATTTGACCATGGATTAGGCTCTTCGCTGTTGTACGCAACAACAAAAAAAGAGGACTAGGGCAGTTAAAGTTCTTCGGCTGGCACCGCAATCAAAGTCTCAAGCGTGTACTGGGTAGCAAACCCTGTCTCCATAATGAACTTCATAGCCGACACTTCATTTGAAGCCTCAAACATCAACACGCCATCATAACGTCCGTACGTGAAATACACGCCCTTGATCACAATGCCCTTAACTGGCTTCAATCCCTTGAGATATTTGATGGCCTCGACGCCTTTACCCTTAGGCTGCATCAAAGTAATGAACAACATTCGAAAACACCAAACATAATGCTGCCAACCACAAACTTAAGCCTTCTCAACCCTGCAACGACAGACAACGCTTATAATGATAGAGATACTCCTGAGCATAACCCACAAACTCGCCAAAGTACTCTCTACCAAACGCATAAACAGCCTGATACTCCCCCCTCGAAAGACCCTCACGAGTCCTCATCTTCTCCACAAACGCAGACTCAAAATACTGCGAATAGTACTC from Candidatus Bathyarchaeia archaeon includes:
- a CDS encoding GYD domain-containing protein, coding for MLFITLMQPKGKGVEAIKYLKGLKPVKGIVIKGVYFTYGRYDGVLMFEASNEVSAMKFIMETGFATQYTLETLIAVPAEEL